The region AAGCGGTTTTGGTAACCGGGTGACAAAATATGAGCAGCGTTTTTGTAATTCGGAATTTGGCGATCTCAAACTTAGTTCTGCCGAAGTGGCGCTGATCACTACGCTGTTACTGCGCGGGCCGCAAACGCCGGGCGAGTTGCGCACCCGCGGCGAACGGATGCATCAGTTCAGCGATATGGCTGAAGTGGAAAATGCGTTAGAACATCTGGCAACGCGTGAAGACGGGCCGTATGTGGTGCGTCTGCCGAGAGAGCCGGGCAAACGCGAAAGCCGCTTTATGCATCTTTTCAGCGGCGATGTGCAGACGCTGGTGGATGTTGTGGAAGCCGTCAGCCCGCCGGATGCGTCTCTGGCAGCGCGTGTCGATGCGCTGGAAGCGGAAGTGGCTGAACTGAAGCAGCGTCTCGATTCGCTGCTCGCACATCTGGGAGATTAACAGTGACAACTTTACGTATCGGTGTGGTAGGGCTTGGCGGCATAGCGCAAAAGGCCTGGTTGCCGGTGTTAGGCGCAGCAACAGACTGGACGCTGGCGGCGGCCTGGTCGCCAACGCGGGAAAAGGCGCTGCGCGTGTGCGAAACCTGGCGCATTCCGTATGCCGACTCGCTGGCTTCCCTGGCGGCACAATGCGATGCGGTTTTTGTCCACACTTCCACGGCTTCACACTATGCGGTCGTCAGTGAGTTGCTCAATCTCGGTGTACACGTTTGTGTGGATAAACCGCTGGCGGAAAACTTACAGGATGCGGAGCGGCTTATTGAGCTGGCCGCACGTAAAAAACTGACGCTGATGGTCGGGTTTAACCGCCGTTACTCCCCGCTTTACCGCGAGCTAAAACAGCAGATGCCGCAGGCCGCTTCGTTGCGTATGGATAAACACCGTACCGATAGCGTCGGGCCGCATGATTTACGCTTCACCCTGCTGGATGACTACCTGCACGTTGTGGATACCGCGCTATGGCTGGCGGGCGGTGCCGCGCAATTAAAAAGCGGTACGCTGCTGACCAATGACGACGGCGCTATGATTTATGCCGAGCACCATTTCAGTGTTGAACACCTGCAAATTACCACCAGCATGCATCGCCGGGCGGGCAGCCAGCGGGAATGGGTTCAGGCGGTGACGGACGGTGGCTTATTCGACATAACCGACATGCGCGAGTGGCGCGAAGAACGCGGGCAGGGCGTTGTCGCCCGTCCGGTGGCGGGCTGGCAGAGTGTGCTGGAGCAGCGCGGTTTCGCCGGATGCGCCCGCCATTTCATTGAATGCGTGCAAAATCAGACAGTTCCGGAAACCGCAGGTGAGCAAGCGATCCTCGCCCAGCGCGTGGTAGACAAGCTCTGGCGCGAGGCGATGAGTGAATAATGCCCGGTAACATCTGGCGATAGTAATTCGCCTTTTTCCCTGTAGACTAAGCGCTTCGCTGTACATCAACGCCTGCATTGCAGGCGTTGTGTCTTATGGAAACCAGAATGAACCTATTAAAATCGCTGGCGGCTGTCAGCTCCATGACGATGTTTTCCCGCGTGCTGGGTTTTGCGCGCGACGCCATTGTGGCAAGGGTGTTTGGTGCGGGAATGGCGACCGACGCCTTTTTCGTGGCGTTCAAACTGCCAAATTTATTGCGCCGCATTTTTGCAGAGGGGGCGTTTTCTCAGGCCTTTGTGCCGATCCTCGCCGAGTACAAAAGCAAACAGGGTGAAGATGCGACGCGGGTGTTTGTCTCCTATGTCTGCGGGTTGCTGACGCTGGCGCTGGCCATCGTCACCGTGGCCGGGATGCTGGCGGCACCGTGGGTGATCCTCGTCACCGCACCGGGTTTTGCCGATACGGCGGATAAATTCAACTTAACCTCGCAACTGCTGCGCATTACCTTCCCTTACATTCTGCTGATCTCGCTGGCGTCGCTGGCCGGGGCGATCCTCAATACCTGGAATCGCTTTTCGGTGCCGGCGTTTGCGCCGACATTCTTAAACATCAGCATGATTGGCTTTGCGCTGTTTGCTGCTCCCTATTTCCACCCGCCGGTACTGGCGCTGGCCTGGGCTGTTACGGTCGGCGGTGTGCTGCAACTGGTGTATCAGCTGCCGCACCTGAAGAAGATCGGCATGCTGGTGCTGCCGCGCATCAGCTTCCACGATGCCGGGGCGATGCGGGTTATCAAACAGATGGGGCCGGCCATTCTGGGGGTTTCGGTCAGCCAGATCTCGCTTATCATCAACACCATTTTCGCCTCGTTTCTGGTTTCCGGTTCCGTGTCGTGGATGTATTACGCTGACCGCCTGATGGAGTTTCCCTCCGGCGTGCTTGGCGTGGCGCTTGGCACTATCCTGTTACCGTCGTTGTCGAAAAGTTTCGCCAGCGGGAACCACGACGAATATTGCCGCCTGATGGATTGGGGGCTGCGGCTCTGCTTTCTGCTGGCGTTGCCCAGCGCCGTAGCGCTCGGCATCCTGGCGAAACCGTTGACCGTTTCGCTGTTCCAGTACGGTAAATTCACCGCGTTTGATGCATCAATGACCCAGCGCGCGCTGATCGCCTACTCGGTGGGGCTGATGGGGCTTATCGTGGTTAAAGTGCTGGCGCCGGGCTTCTACTCGCGACAGAACATTAAAACGCCGGTGAAGATTGCCATTGTCACGCTGGTGATGACGCAATTAATGAACCTTGCGTTTATCGGGCCGCTGAAACACGCCGGGTTGTCGCTGTCGATTGGCCTGGCGGCCTGTCTGAATGCCGGGCTGCTTTACTGGCAACTGCGTAAGCAGCAGATCTTTACGCCGCAGCCGGGCTGGGCAAGTTTCCTGCTGCGTCTGGTGGTTGCGGTGCTGGTGATGGCAGCGGCATTAATGGGCATGCTGTATGTCATGCCGGAGTGGTCAACTGGCACTATGCCTTATCGCCTGCTGCGGCTGATGGCTGTCGTGCTGGTCGGGGTGATGGCCTATTTCGCCACGCTTGCGCTGCTGGGCTTTAAAGTGAAAGAGTTCGCGCGGCGGACTACGGTGTAAGTCTGCTCAGCGAAGTGGAAGCGGGAAAACAGAAAAGCAAATTGCCAGGGAATTATCCCTGGCAAAGAAGACGGGTCTTATTAAATCGAGATTTTCTTTCCGCCACGGCTGGCGGAAGCGGTATAGCCATTCGCGCCGTACAGGCTCGGTTCCTGATGCGGCTTTAGCAGTTCCAGCGCTTGCTGGTTACGCGCAATTTGTCCTTCCAGCAGCCATCCATTGTGCTGGTTAAGGTCGCGCAAATGCTGCGTTTTCTGCGTAATGGTTTGCCAGCGATCGGCGATGTCGTCGTTCGCGCTATGCTGCGCTTTTTGTGCCGAACGACGCTGTTGCTCCAGGTAATCCAGTGTCGCGAGCAATGAGCTTTTTTCTTCCGTGATACGCTGCAGTGCGCTGCTTTGAATGTTACCTACGGAAAGCTGTTTTTGCTCAGCATCCATCACGTCTTTAAGAGCGCTCAGGATAACTGTCATTTGATCAAGAATGTCTGACAGTCGATTCATACTGTTATTTACTCTGCAAGTAACTCTTCGCTTCATCAATCAGGGCATCAGCGATTTTGCCGGTGTCCATCTTCAGTTCACCATTACGGATCGCGGTTTTCAGCTGTTCCACGCGTTCCATATTGATGTCATTCGCGCCAGCCTGCATCAGCTTGGTCTGCGCGCCGCTGAGGGTCACGCTGGTGCTGTTTGCCGTAGCCGCTTTTTCCAGACGCGTTTTCTGCGTTTGGGTCTCGTTAGTTTCGCGCTGTTGAACGGAACTAACCGGTTTTAAAGACGATGTGCGATCAATGCTCATAGTGTTGTCCTCATCGAGGTATCCCGGCGTTTCGGGCCTGATATCTTTAGTCGTTGCTTAATTATCGGCAGGCGACATGAATTCTTTAAAAAGATTATAGGTTAATCAGAATATTCCCATCAGCGTTCACTGTACCGCTGACAATCTGCCCTGAAGCCATGCGCACACGGGCGTTTTGCGCCACCGCCGCATTGTTCAGTGCCTGACCTTCGCCGTTCACACTAAAGCCATCGCCCGACGCCACGACCTGTACACGCTGACCCGCTTTAACCCGCCACGCCTGGCGCAACATTGACAGTTGAATCGCCTGGCCTGGAGTAAGATCGCGCAAACTGACCGCATCCTGCGCCTGGGTAATATCCAGCATCGTTCTCGGCGGCAACTGATCGAGGCGGCCGCGTTTTAGCGTCACGCTGCCGGGCTGCAACAGGCTGCCACGGGCAACGGACTGCGCTGCCACCACATAGTTACCGGTCGCCTGAACCTCCACCTGCAAATAGCGCTTAACATCTGCGCAATTCGCCAGCACGTTCAGGTTCCCCCACAGTTTAGCGTTCCCGAGCACGCTCAGCGCTGGCTGCTCGCAACTGGGTAACAGATTTTGCGGGGTGCGTATATTTACCACTACCTCGTCGCTAAAGCCAGCAAGACGTTGAGCAAAAAATGACGTCAGCTGTGATTGCAAGTTAGCGGCCTGAGCAAAGGCGCTTAAAAACAGTAAGGTCGCGGCTAAACCGCCTTTCAACGTGTTCATCGCAGACTCCTGCCTGTTGAGTGGTTGAGGGGATTTTAACCGCATGGTCAACCTATCAACGCAATAAATAGCGACGCATTTTGCCCTTATTCCAGCGATAAGTTTGTCAGCGGAGATTTAAGCTGTTGGCTAAATAATTGTCATCAGTGGGGGAGCCATGCTCGATAAACTTGATGCCGCACTTCGTTTCCAGCAAGAAGCGCTGAACCTGAGCGCCCAGCGTCAGGAAATTCTGGCGGCAAACATCGCCAACGCCGATACCCCGGGGTTTCAGGCGCGCGATATTGATTTCGCCAGCGAATTGAAAAAAGTCATGGAGCGTGGGCGTGCTGAAGGCAGCGGCGTTGCGTTGACCATGACCTCTTCGCGCCATATCCCGGCGCAGGCGATGAGCGGACCGTCTACCGATTTGCTGTACCGCATTCCTGATCAGCCTTCGCTGGATGGCAACACCGTGGATATGGATCGTGAACGTACGCAGTTCGCTGACAACAGCGTTAAATACCAGACCGGCTTGACCGTGCTGGGTGGGCAGATCAAAAGCATGATGAGTGTTCTGCAACAGGGGAACTAATTAAATGGCATTACTGAATATCTTTGATGTCGCAGGCTCCGCGCTGACCGCGCAGTCCAAACGTTTGAACGTGGCCGCCAGTAACATGGCGAACGCCGACAGCGTGACCGGGCCCGATGGTCAGCCGTATCGCGCTAAGCAGGTTGTGTTCCAGGTGGACGCTGCGCCCGGGCAAGCGACCGGCGGTGTAAAAGTTGCTGATGTGATTGAAAGCCAGGCACCGGACAAACTGGTTTACGAACCAGGTAACCCGCTGGCTGATGCGAATGGCTACGTCAAAATGCCCAATGTTGATGTGGTCGGCGAAATGGTGAACACCATGTCTGCGTCCCGCAGCTACCAGGCGAACGTTGAAGTGCTTAATACCGTTAAGAGCATGATGCTCAAAACCCTCACGCTCGGACAGTAAAGGAGACGCGCATGTCTATCGCCGTAAGAGTGGATGACCCGACAAATAACGGTGTCTCCTCGACCAGTAACAACACCAGCGCAACCGGAACAAACAGTGCATCCGACCTGCAAGGCAGCTTTTTAACGCTGCTGGTCGCGCAACTGAAAAACCAGGACCCGACTAACCCGCTGCAGAACAACGAACTGACCACTCAGCTGGCGCAAATCAGCACCGTGAGCGGGATTGAAAAACTGAACACCACCCTCGGTTCGATTTCCGGACAGATCGACAACAGCCAGTCGCTGCAGGCGACAAACCTGATTGGCCATGGCGTGATGATCCCGGGACAGACCGTTCTGGTGGGCAAAGAAACCTCAACGCCGTTTGGCGTGGAACTGACGCAAGCCGCCGATAAAGTGACCGCTACCGTGACCAGTAAAGACGGTACCGTGGTGCGCACTATTGATATTGGCTCGCTGACTGCCGGTGTCCACACCTTCAGTTGGGACGGAAAGATGACGGATGGAACAGCGGCACCCGATGGCTCTTATAAAGTCTCTATCGCCGCCAGCTCTGGCGCAACACAGCTGGTTGCCCAGCCGCTGCAGTTTGCTCTGGTGCAAGGTGTTACCCGCGGCAGCAACGGTAGCACACTGGATTTAGGTACTTACGGTACCACCACACTCGACGAAGTACGGCAGATTATCTAAGCCAAAACACTTATCAGGAGTAAGTCATGGCCTTTTCACAAGCGGTCAGCGGCCTAGATGCTGCGGCCACCAACCTCGATGTCATTGGTAACAACATTGCCAACTCCGCCACCTATGGCTTTAAATCCGGCTCTGCGTCCTTCGCCGATATGTTTGCCGGTTCTAAAGTGGGTCTGGGCGTAAAAGTTGCCGGTATCACTCAGGACTTTACCGACGGGACAACGACCAACACCGGTCGCGGTCTGGACGTTGCGATTAGCCAGAATGGTTTCTTCCGCATGGTAGATACCAACGGTTCTGTTTATTACAGCCGTAACGGCCAGTTCAAGCTGGACGAGAACCGCAACCTGGTCAACATGCAGGGTATGCAACTGACGGGTTATCCGGTTGCGGGTACCCCGCCGGTAGTACAGACCGGTGCCAACCCGACGACCATTAACATCCCAACGACCGTGATGTCGGCGCGTGCCACCACCACGGCGACGATGCCGATGAACCTGAACTCGACGGCGACCATTCCGACGACGACACCGTTCGATCCGACTAACTCGGATACCTACAACAAAAAAACCACGGTAACGTCTTACGACAGCCTGGGTAACGAACATGCGGTTGACTGCTATTTCGTTAAAACCGCCGCTAACACCTGGGATGTCTACACCAAAGACTCCAGCATTTCCGGCTCTTCTTATGAAAAAGCCGCGCAGATGTCGTTCAGCTCCAACGGTACGCTCACTTCCGTGACTAACTACACCGAAGTGCTGCCGGCCACTACGCCGCGTACCTGGAACCTGAACGCCGCGCCGAACGCACAGCCGCAAATCAATATCGCGCTGGCCAGCCTCAATGGTTCTGCTGCCAGCACTTACTCGCTGAGCTTCCTGAACTCCATGCAGCAGAACACTGGCAGCAGCGGCGCCGCCTCTGTTGATCAGGATGGTTACCCGCCAGGATCGCTGGTGAGCTACGCCATCAACGATGACGGCACCGTGGTGGGCAGCTACTCCAACGAGAAAACTCAGGTACTGGGTCAGATCGTGCTGGCGAACTTTGCTAACAACGAAGGCCTGAAATCCGAAGGGGATAACGTCTGGTCTGCGACCACCGCTTCCGGCGTTGCTATCGTGGGTACAGCGGGTTCCGGCAACTTCGGTAAGCTGACCAACGGCGCACTGGAAGCCTCAAACGTGAATCTGAGTAAAGAACTGGTGAACATGATTGTCGCGCAGCGTAACTATCAGTCGAACGCGCAGACCATCAAAACCCAGGATCAGATCCTTAACACGCTGGTTAACCTGCGTTAATCGTCTGACGGGATGGCTTAATGGATCACGCAATATACACCGCGATGGGCGCCGCCAGCCAGACGCTGAATCAGCAGGCTGTCACCGCCAGCAACCTCGCGAATGCGTCCACGCCAGGCTTTCGCGCGCAGCTCAATGCGCTGCGCGCGGTACCGGTAGAAGGGCTTTCACTGCCTACCCGTACGCTGGTAGTGGCTTCTACGCCTGGCGCCGATATGACGCCAGGGCAACTTGACTATACCTCGCGTCCGCTGGACGTGGCGTTGCAGCAGGACGGTTGGCTGGCAGTACAGACGGCGGACGGCTCTGAAGGGTATACCCGTAACGGTAATATCCAGGTGAGTTCAACCGGCCAGTTGACCATTCAGGGGCATCCGGTGATTGGCGACGGCGGCCCGATTTCGGTACCGGAAGGTTCGCAAATTAGTATCGCGGCTGACGGTACGATTTCATCGCTGAACCCTGGCGATCCGGCGAATACTATCGCGCCGGTCGGCAAGCTGAAGCTGGTGAAAGCGAACGCGCAGGAAGTGGTGCGCGGTGATGACGGGCTGTTCCGTCTGAGCCAGAACGCACAAGCGACCCGTGGTACGACATTGCAGGACGACCCGTCTATTCGCGTGATGTCAGGTGTGCTGGAGGGCAGTAACGTCAAGCCGGTTGCCGCAATGACCGACATGATCGCCAGCGCCCGTCGTTTCGAGATGCAGATGAAAATTATCAGCAGCGTCGACGATAACGCCCAGCGCGCCAACCAATTGCTGTCAATGGGCTAATTAAACAGGACTACTTATGATCAGTTCATTATGGATCGCAAAAACCGGCCTCGACGCCCAACAAACCAATATGGATGTCATCGCCAACAACCTGGCGAACGTCAGTACCAATGGTTTTAAGCGCCAGCGCGCGGTATTTGAAGATCTGCTGTACCAGACGATTCGTCAGCCTGGCGCACAGTCTTCAGCGCAGACAACGCTACCTTCGGGTTTGCAGATCGGTACCGGTGTTCGTCCGGTGGCCACCGAGCGTCTGCACAGCCAGGGCAACCTGTCTCAGACCAACAACAGTAAAGATGTGGCGATCAAGGGGCAGGGCTTCTTTGAAGTGCTGCTGCCGGACGGCACCTCGGCGTATACCCGCGATGGTTCCTTCCAGGTCGACCAGAACGGTCAACTGGTAACGGCGGGTGGTTTCCAGGTGCAGCCTGCGATCACCATTCCGGCGAACACCCTGAGCATCACCATTGGCCGTGACGGCGTGGTTAGCGTGACGCAGCAGGGTAACGCCGCGCCGGTTCAGGTTGGCCAGTTAAACCTGACCACCTTTATGAACGATACCGGTCTGGAAAGTCTTGGTGAAAACCTGTACGCAGAAACGCAGTCGTCTGGCGCGCCAAACTCCACGACGCCGGGGCTGAACGGTGCGGGGATGCTGTATCAGGGGTATGTGGAAACCTCGAACGTAAACGTGGCGGAAGAGCTGGTGAATATGATCCAGGTTCAGCGCGCTTACGAAATAAACAGTAAGGCAGTATCGACCACCGATCAGATGCTGCAAAAACTGACGCAACTCTAAGGCGTTATCCGGTGCGGTAACTGCCGCACCGGAACCCTGATTTTGAAGATGAATGCAATGCAAAAATACGCCGTGCGCAGCTATCCGATTATGGCTTTAGTGGCATTAACCCTGACGGGATGTGCCTGGGTTCCATCAACGCCGTTGGTTCAGGGGGCGACCACCGCTCAACCGGTTCCGGGACCGGTGCCGATGGTAAATGGATCGATTTATCAGACTGCGCAGCCGATAAACTACGGCTATCAGCCACTGTTTGAAGACCGCCGTCCGCGTAACGTGGGCGATACATTGACGATCGTACTGCAAGAGAACGTCAGTGCCAGTAAGAGCTCGTCGGCAAATGCCAGCCGTGACAGCAAGGCCAGTTTCGGCATGGATACCACGCCGCGCTACCTGGAAGGTCTGTTTGGTAATGCCCGCGCCGATCTCTCTGCTTCCGGCGGTAATACCTTTAACGGCAAAGGTGGCGCCAATGCCAGCAATACCTTTAGCGGCACGCTGACCGTGACGGTCGATCAGGTGCTGATCAATGGCAATTTACATGTGGTGGGTGAAAAACAGATAGCCATCAACCAGGGCACTGAATTCATCCGCTTCTCGGGTGTCGTGAACCCACGCACCATCAGCGGCAGCAACACGGTTCCGTCCACACAGGTGGCGGACGCGCGCATCGAGTATGTCGGCAACGGCTATATCAACGAAGCGCAGAACATGGGCTGGCTGCAACGTTTCTTCCTCAACTTATCGCCGATGTAACCGGGGTGAATTATGTTTAAGTATTTGACTGGTATCGTGTTAGCGCTGGTGGCGACCTTCGCCCAGGCTGACCGTATCCGGGATCTCACCAGTGTACAGGGCGTACGTGAAAACTCCTTAATTGGTTATGGCCTGGTCGTGGGGCTCGATGGTACAGGTGACCAGACGACCCAGACGCCATTTACCACCCAAACCTTAAACAACATGTTGTCGCAGATGGGGATCACGGTTCCTGCCGGCACCAACATGCAGCTGAAAAACGTGGCGGCGGTGATGGTCACCGCCCAGTTCCCGGCGTTTGCACGCCAGGGACAGACCATTGATGTCGTGGTCTCCTCAATGGGTAACGCAAAAAGCCTGCGCGGCGGTACGCTGCTGATGACGCCGCTGAAGGGCGTTGACAGCCAGGTTTATGCGCTGGCGCAGGGTAACATTCTGGTCGGCGGTGCAGGTGCTTCCGCAGGTGGCAGCAGTGTGCAGGTCAACCAGCTTAACGGCGGGCGTATTACTAACGGTGCGGTCATCGAACGTGAACTGCCGACCCAGTTTGGCGCAGGTAACACCATTAACCTGCAGCTGAACCAGGAAGATTTCAGCATGGCGCAGCAAATTGCCGACACCATCAACCGTAACCGTGGTTACGGCAGCGCGACCGCGCTGGATGCGCGTACCGTGCAGATCCGCGTTTCTAACGGCGGCAGCTCGCAAGTCCGTTTGCTGGCAGACATCCAGAATATGGAAGTCGGCGTTACGCAGCAGGACGCGAAAGTCATTATTAACTCCCGTACCGGCTCGGTGGTGATGAACCGCGAAGTAGCGCTGGATAACTGTGCTGTCGCGCAGGGCAACCTCTCGGTAACGGTCAATCAGCAGGCCAACGTGAGCCAGCCGAATACGCCATTTGGCGGCGGTCAGACGGTGGTGACACCGCAAACACAAATTGATATGCGCCAGAGTGGCGGTTCGCTGCAAAGCGTCCGTTCCAGCGCCAACCTGAACAGCGTGGTCCGTGCGCTTAACGCGCTCGGTGCTTCCCCGATGGAGCTGATGTCCATCCTTCAGGCGATGCAAAGCGCAGGCTGCCTGCGTGCGAAACTGGAGATCATCTAATGTTGACTGACAGCCGGTTGTTGACAAGCGCGGCATGGGACGCGCAATCACTGAATGAACTGAAGGCGCAAACGCGCCAGGATCCTGGCGCGAACCTGCGCCCGGTGGCCCGCCAGATGGAAGGGATGTTCGTGCAGATGATGCTGAAAAGCATGCGCGAAGCGTTACCGAAAGACGGGATTTTCAGCAGTGATTCAACGCGGCTGTACACCAGCATGTATGACCAGCAAATTGCACAGCAGATGACCGCAGGCAAAGGGCTTGGCCTGGCCGATATGATGGTTAAACAGATGGCTGGCGATCAGGCACCGGTTGAGCCTGCCGATCAGATGCAGCAGGTGCCGATGAAGTTCCCGCTGGAAACCGTGACGTCCTATCAAAACCAGGCACTGACACAATTGGTGCGCAAAGCGATGCCAAAAGTGCCGGAAGATGGCGACGAGCCGTTAACCGGTGACAGCAAAGACTTCCTTGCCCAGCTTTCACTGCCGGCGCGTCTTGCCAGTGAGCAGAGCGGTGTTCCGCACCACCTGATCCTCGCGCAGGCCGCGCTGGAATCCGGCTGGGGCCAGCGCCAGATCCCGCGTGAAAACGGTGAGCCGAGCTTTAACATTTTTGGTGTTAAAGCCACGCCAGGCTGGAAAGGGCCGACCACAGAAATCACGACGACAGAATATGAAAACGGCGAAGCGGTGAAGGTGAAAGCCAAGTTCCGCGTTTACAGCTCGTACCTTGAAGCGCTCTCCGATTATGTGGGCATGCTGACGCGTAATAAACGCTACTCGGCGGTGACCACGGCGGCGACGGCGGAGCAGGGCGCGCAGGCGTTGCAGAACGCCGGTTATGCGACCGATCCAAACTACGCCCGTAAGCTGACCAGCATGATCCAACAGCTTAAATCGATGGGTGAAAAGGTCAGTAAAGCCTACAGCACGGATATCCAAAATCTGTTCTGAAATATCTCAAGTTTTGCCCTGGGTTGCCGATAATCGTCAACAGGACTCATGTCTGAAAGTGTATAAGGAACCTCCATGTCCAGTTTGATTAACAGCGCCATGAGTGGGCTCAACGCAGCCCAGGCCGCGCTTAATACCGCCAGTAATAACATTGCCAGTTATAACGTAGCGGGTTATACCCGTCAGACGACGGTGCTCACCTCAGGCAACAGTACCCTGACCGGTGGCGGCTGGGTGGGTAACGGTGTACTCGTTACCGGTGTTCAGCGTGAGTATGACGCCTTTATTACTAATCAGCTGCGTGCAGCGGAAAACCAGAACAGCGGTTTGACCACGCGTTACCAGCAGATGTCAAAAATTGATGATGTCCTGTCGGATACCACTAACTCGCTGTCGACCAGCCTGCAGAGCTTCTTTTCCAGCCTGCAAACACTGGTAAGTAACGCTTCTGACCCGTCATCCCGTCAGGCGATGCTGGGTAAAGCGGACGGTCTGGTTAACCAGTTCAAAGTGGCCGACCAGTACCTGCGCGACCAGGATAAACAGGTAAACCTGTCTATCTCTTCAAGCGTTGATCAGATCAACAACTACTCCACGCAAATTGCCAAACTTAACGATCAGATTTCTCGTCTGACCGCGGTTGGCGGCGGTGCGTCGCCGAACGACCTGCTCGATCAGCGCGACCAGCTGGTTAGCGAACTGAACAAAATTGTCGGTGTTGAAGTCAGCGTCCAGGATGGCAACACCTACAACATCAGCATGGGTGATGGCTACTCTCTGGTGCAGGGCAGCGATGCGCGCCAGTTGGCGGCCGTCCAGTCCAGCGCCGATCCGGCACGTACTGCCGTGGCGTATGTTGACAAAACCGCAGGCAACATTGAGATTCCGGAAAAACTGATCACCACCGGTTCGCTGGGCGGTTTGCTGTCGTTCCGTTCGCAGGATCTTGACCAGGCGCGTAATACGCTTGGACAACTGGCGCTGTCGTTTGCTGATTCATTCAACAAGCAACACACGCAGGGTTACGATGCGAGTGGTAATCAGGGTGGCCAGTTCTTTACCATTGGCGCGCCATCAACCACCAGTAATTCCAAAAACACCGGTGATGCGGTACTGACCGCAGCGGTTAGCGACAGCTCGGCGGTACAGGCGACGGATTATAAAGTGGCCTACGACGGGACTAACTGGAAAGTTACCCGACTGTCCAACAATACCACGACCACCGTGACGCCAGATCCCTCCGATGGCACGCTGAATTTCGACGGTCTGAAAGTTAGCATCAGCGCCACCACTGGCCCTAAAGCCAACGACAGTTTTACCGTTCGCCCGGTGAGCAATGCGATTGTGAATATGAGCGTGGCGATTACCGATGAGTCGAAAATTGCCATGGCTTCCGTCGCCGGTTCTGGTGCGAGCGATAACCGCAACGGCCAGGCGATGCTGAATCTGCAAAGCGCGAAAGTCGTCGGCGGCAACAAAACGTTTAACGACGCGTATGCCACGCTGGTCAGCGATGTGGGTAACAAAACCTCGACGCTGAAAACCAGCTCCACCACGCAGACGAACGTGGTGACGCAGTTGACCAAGCAGCAGCAGTCGATCTCCGGGGTTAACCTCGACGAAGAGTACGGTAATC is a window of Enterobacter sp. R4-368 DNA encoding:
- a CDS encoding YceH family protein; the encoded protein is MKYQLTAVEARVIGCLLEKQVTTPEQYPLSINGVVTACNQKTNREPVMNLAEHEVQTVLDELVKRHYLRTVSGFGNRVTKYEQRFCNSEFGDLKLSSAEVALITTLLLRGPQTPGELRTRGERMHQFSDMAEVENALEHLATREDGPYVVRLPREPGKRESRFMHLFSGDVQTLVDVVEAVSPPDASLAARVDALEAEVAELKQRLDSLLAHLGD
- a CDS encoding Gfo/Idh/MocA family oxidoreductase: MTTLRIGVVGLGGIAQKAWLPVLGAATDWTLAAAWSPTREKALRVCETWRIPYADSLASLAAQCDAVFVHTSTASHYAVVSELLNLGVHVCVDKPLAENLQDAERLIELAARKKLTLMVGFNRRYSPLYRELKQQMPQAASLRMDKHRTDSVGPHDLRFTLLDDYLHVVDTALWLAGGAAQLKSGTLLTNDDGAMIYAEHHFSVEHLQITTSMHRRAGSQREWVQAVTDGGLFDITDMREWREERGQGVVARPVAGWQSVLEQRGFAGCARHFIECVQNQTVPETAGEQAILAQRVVDKLWREAMSE
- the murJ gene encoding murein biosynthesis integral membrane protein MurJ, coding for MNLLKSLAAVSSMTMFSRVLGFARDAIVARVFGAGMATDAFFVAFKLPNLLRRIFAEGAFSQAFVPILAEYKSKQGEDATRVFVSYVCGLLTLALAIVTVAGMLAAPWVILVTAPGFADTADKFNLTSQLLRITFPYILLISLASLAGAILNTWNRFSVPAFAPTFLNISMIGFALFAAPYFHPPVLALAWAVTVGGVLQLVYQLPHLKKIGMLVLPRISFHDAGAMRVIKQMGPAILGVSVSQISLIINTIFASFLVSGSVSWMYYADRLMEFPSGVLGVALGTILLPSLSKSFASGNHDEYCRLMDWGLRLCFLLALPSAVALGILAKPLTVSLFQYGKFTAFDASMTQRALIAYSVGLMGLIVVKVLAPGFYSRQNIKTPVKIAIVTLVMTQLMNLAFIGPLKHAGLSLSIGLAACLNAGLLYWQLRKQQIFTPQPGWASFLLRLVVAVLVMAAALMGMLYVMPEWSTGTMPYRLLRLMAVVLVGVMAYFATLALLGFKVKEFARRTTV
- the flgN gene encoding flagella biosynthesis chaperone FlgN; translation: MNRLSDILDQMTVILSALKDVMDAEQKQLSVGNIQSSALQRITEEKSSLLATLDYLEQQRRSAQKAQHSANDDIADRWQTITQKTQHLRDLNQHNGWLLEGQIARNQQALELLKPHQEPSLYGANGYTASASRGGKKISI
- the flgM gene encoding flagellar biosynthesis anti-sigma factor FlgM, which encodes MSIDRTSSLKPVSSVQQRETNETQTQKTRLEKAATANSTSVTLSGAQTKLMQAGANDINMERVEQLKTAIRNGELKMDTGKIADALIDEAKSYLQSK
- the flgA gene encoding flagellar basal body P-ring formation chaperone FlgA, with the protein product MNTLKGGLAATLLFLSAFAQAANLQSQLTSFFAQRLAGFSDEVVVNIRTPQNLLPSCEQPALSVLGNAKLWGNLNVLANCADVKRYLQVEVQATGNYVVAAQSVARGSLLQPGSVTLKRGRLDQLPPRTMLDITQAQDAVSLRDLTPGQAIQLSMLRQAWRVKAGQRVQVVASGDGFSVNGEGQALNNAAVAQNARVRMASGQIVSGTVNADGNILINL
- the flgB gene encoding flagellar basal body rod protein FlgB — its product is MLDKLDAALRFQQEALNLSAQRQEILAANIANADTPGFQARDIDFASELKKVMERGRAEGSGVALTMTSSRHIPAQAMSGPSTDLLYRIPDQPSLDGNTVDMDRERTQFADNSVKYQTGLTVLGGQIKSMMSVLQQGN
- the flgC gene encoding flagellar basal body rod protein FlgC, which encodes MALLNIFDVAGSALTAQSKRLNVAASNMANADSVTGPDGQPYRAKQVVFQVDAAPGQATGGVKVADVIESQAPDKLVYEPGNPLADANGYVKMPNVDVVGEMVNTMSASRSYQANVEVLNTVKSMMLKTLTLGQ